A window of Vicinamibacteria bacterium contains these coding sequences:
- a CDS encoding DUF3102 domain-containing protein has translation MLKKTRTEKKSAQTAPQDRDRMPLGQLPTNTIDLSGKTALIKSLWRNQVVAYVDIGQELNRAKDLVDYGEFAKWVERELPFSVRTAERLMALARNAVLANPTHASHLPPHWDTLYELSRLDELDLEKAIVDGRVTPRTERKDVARLWPPKPERSPSPPSQRQKRELAERTLRSLVGAVASVGRVDVRDLLAPQQAEWEAQVGSALVILERKQDELKTAMGKEDGLEDTVPQAPAAFDLNHVPAQGGAAL, from the coding sequence GTGTTGAAGAAGACCAGGACTGAGAAGAAGAGCGCTCAGACAGCGCCGCAAGATCGCGACCGGATGCCCCTCGGGCAGCTACCCACTAACACCATCGACTTGAGCGGGAAAACCGCCCTCATCAAGAGCCTGTGGAGAAACCAGGTTGTGGCGTACGTCGACATCGGACAAGAGCTTAACAGGGCCAAGGATCTAGTGGACTACGGGGAGTTCGCGAAGTGGGTGGAGCGCGAGCTCCCGTTCTCGGTGCGCACCGCCGAGCGGCTCATGGCGTTGGCCCGGAACGCGGTTCTGGCAAATCCGACGCATGCGTCGCATTTGCCGCCGCACTGGGACACCCTTTACGAGCTGTCACGGCTGGACGAGCTGGACTTAGAGAAAGCTATAGTCGACGGCAGAGTCACCCCCCGGACGGAGCGAAAGGACGTGGCAAGGCTTTGGCCGCCCAAACCGGAGCGCTCCCCGTCCCCACCATCGCAACGGCAAAAGCGCGAACTAGCCGAGCGGACCCTCCGAAGTCTCGTCGGTGCGGTCGCCAGCGTCGGTAGGGTGGACGTCCGCGACCTCCTGGCTCCGCAGCAGGCTGAATGGGAAGCCCAAGTGGGGAGCGCGCTCGTGATCCTTGAGCGAAAACAGGACGAGTTGAAGACCGCGATGGGCAAGGAGGACGGGCTGGAGGATACGGTCCCCCAGGCCCCGGCCGCGTTTGACCTGAACCACGTACCGGCTCAGGGGGGAG
- a CDS encoding TIR domain-containing protein has protein sequence MAGPRKARADGKPPAAEKRAYFKQADFPEASLQQAQKIASALVDNYAGKDASPPDLALVLGISPTVRSWPTLTGSAIAYGLTEGGVNASKIKLLGLGRKLVSPEAEGEDLTARREAILKPRILREFFERYRRAKFPVDAVAGNVLKSLGLPPERVESALEIVKANGRYAGIIRDTPTGPFVNLDSPGVPAPTATPEIAEHEDHAEPEKVETPPGAQAGAPPRPAPPTPGFDPKSNRVFISHGKRHGIVGQLKELLTFGSFEPVVSVERESTAIPVPEKVFEDMRSCGAGVIHVGAEGSYLDRDGKEHSKINDNVLIEIGAAMALYGKKVVLLVEKGVALPSNLQGLYRCDFEGDRLDYESTMKLLKTFSQFR, from the coding sequence ATGGCTGGACCCAGGAAGGCCAGAGCCGACGGGAAACCCCCTGCTGCTGAAAAGAGGGCCTACTTCAAACAGGCGGACTTTCCGGAGGCGTCGCTTCAGCAAGCTCAAAAAATCGCGTCGGCTCTAGTAGACAACTATGCAGGCAAAGATGCGTCCCCGCCAGATCTCGCTCTGGTCCTCGGCATTAGTCCTACCGTGCGGTCATGGCCAACGCTGACTGGTAGCGCAATCGCCTACGGTTTGACCGAGGGCGGCGTCAACGCCAGCAAGATCAAGCTTCTGGGGCTCGGACGGAAGCTTGTTTCGCCTGAGGCTGAAGGTGAAGACCTAACGGCACGTCGCGAAGCGATCCTAAAGCCACGCATCCTGAGGGAATTTTTTGAGCGATACCGGCGAGCCAAGTTTCCAGTTGATGCCGTCGCGGGCAACGTACTTAAGAGTCTTGGATTGCCTCCCGAGCGGGTTGAGTCTGCGCTCGAAATCGTAAAAGCAAATGGCCGATACGCCGGCATCATTCGTGACACACCCACCGGGCCCTTCGTCAATTTGGACTCGCCGGGTGTACCCGCACCAACTGCCACACCTGAAATCGCCGAGCACGAGGATCATGCAGAACCCGAAAAGGTTGAGACGCCTCCTGGAGCCCAGGCAGGCGCACCGCCAAGGCCGGCACCGCCAACGCCCGGTTTCGATCCCAAGAGCAATCGCGTCTTCATCTCACACGGCAAACGGCACGGAATCGTTGGTCAATTGAAGGAACTCCTGACGTTCGGAAGTTTCGAACCGGTCGTATCCGTTGAACGAGAGTCCACCGCGATACCGGTTCCAGAAAAGGTGTTCGAGGATATGCGGTCATGCGGTGCTGGCGTGATCCACGTTGGGGCCGAAGGCAGCTACCTTGATCGAGACGGGAAGGAGCACTCGAAGATCAACGACAACGTGTTGATTGAGATCGGAGCCGCGATGGCTCTATACGGTAAGAAGGTCGTTCTTCTAGTAGAAAAGGGCGTCGCGCTCCCTTCAAACCTGCAAGGGCTTTACCGGTGTGACTTTGAGGGCGACCGGCTCGACTACGAATCAACCATGAAGTTGCTTAAGACCTTCAGCCAATTCCGCTAG